From Methanocella paludicola SANAE, a single genomic window includes:
- a CDS encoding carboxypeptidase-like regulatory domain-containing protein: MFRKALITISFLACICLAVSANAQEAQNVTTLYWSPVTLVYPSTTFTIEDAKDINYTIYDELGAQSVHVSVITAQLYLNGAPYHMANIPITFSSDNDSIAYLEPYNRTRPSDANGQAKILLIAHNRTGFVNITAESEIIYGHRLSDTCRVRVVGWGTVSGIVTDQNRNGIHDATVTLWHWNGTANTKMLASKDNPQLSNDGRTAAPGMYTFVYVPVGSYNVTAEKEGHSYYRLIDMYEGSGTITANVAIPDYVFISPATLTPTPSASPTTGAPSATPVPTPALPALLAAGAIVAAATIKRRL; encoded by the coding sequence ATGTTCCGGAAGGCCCTCATCACAATTAGTTTTCTGGCATGTATCTGCCTCGCTGTGTCGGCGAACGCCCAGGAAGCGCAAAATGTTACGACGCTTTACTGGTCGCCCGTGACCCTCGTATACCCGTCCACGACATTCACCATCGAAGACGCGAAAGACATCAACTACACGATATACGACGAGCTCGGAGCGCAGAGCGTCCACGTTTCGGTCATCACGGCCCAGCTATACCTGAACGGGGCGCCTTACCACATGGCCAACATCCCGATCACATTCTCATCCGATAACGACAGCATCGCCTACCTGGAGCCCTACAACCGGACCAGGCCCAGCGACGCCAACGGGCAGGCGAAGATACTACTTATCGCCCACAACCGGACCGGATTCGTGAACATCACGGCCGAGTCGGAGATCATCTATGGGCACAGGCTCAGCGACACCTGCCGTGTCCGGGTCGTGGGCTGGGGCACCGTATCGGGCATCGTCACCGACCAGAACCGCAATGGCATCCATGACGCCACCGTGACGCTGTGGCACTGGAACGGCACCGCAAATACGAAGATGCTCGCCTCGAAGGACAACCCGCAGCTTTCAAACGACGGCAGGACCGCCGCGCCGGGCATGTACACGTTCGTCTACGTGCCGGTGGGCTCGTACAACGTGACCGCCGAAAAGGAAGGCCACAGCTATTACCGGCTGATCGACATGTACGAGGGCTCGGGCACTATAACAGCTAATGTCGCCATACCGGATTATGTGTTCATATCCCCCGCCACGCTCACGCCGACGCCCAGTGCTTCGCCAACGACAGGGGCTCCGTCCGCAACGCCCGTCCCGACTCCTGCGCTGCCGGCATTACTGGCAGCCGGGGCTATCGTGGCGGCAGCGACGATAAAAAGAAGGCTCTAA